From the genome of Nicotiana sylvestris chromosome 1, ASM39365v2, whole genome shotgun sequence:
TTGTAGTCACTTGTTTTCTTCTAGTTTGATTCGTTGTTTGTTGTGCACTAGTGAGTCTTCTTGAGATTTGTCGTAGGTGTAGTGGCTCCAATCTGGGATGATAGattaagggcatgtcctcgggtggggcagagtaTGGGGACAGGGTCAGGGTGTGGGACGGGAGGTAGGGGAGGTAGAGGGgacaagggagcctataggttgagaatcgggtcatggaacataggttagctaacgagtaagtctatagagttggcgaaaatactttagaagaggaagattaatatagcgtgtgtccaggagactaggtgggttagatcgagggcgaaaaacgtggatgggtataagttatggtactctggagtcctgaggggtaagaatggagtgcgTATCCTGGTAGATAACCATCTTAGAGATTCGGTGGTAGAGTTCATGCGGGTGAAtaatagactaatgactattaaattggtggtgggtgagtgtactttaaatgtcattagcgcgtacgcaccgtaagtaggcttggatgaggagattaaaaggcgTTTTTGGGAGAGGTTGGATGACATCGTTCGTAGTATTCCGCCTTcggagaggttattcataggaggagatttcaatagtcatattgggtcgtctgcagttagttatactgaggtgcatggcggctttggtgtCGGGGAGCGGGACGGAGGGGGCACTTcactgttggactttgccaaggcattcgatctagtgattgcGAACTCAAGTTTTCCGAAGCGGGATGAGCATCGGGTTACTTAcaaaagttcggtggcgaagactcagattgactatctcctcctcaggagatgcgacagaaggttgtgcgaggattgcaaagttatACCAGGTGAGACCCTAGCAACgcaacataggcttttggtgatggacattggtattaggataaggaggaagaagaggtcagtacgaaGCCAtccgaggattaggtggggcaccttgactaaggataaagctcaggagttggaaggaaggttatcggcaatgagagcttggagaagtagtgggaacgcaaacactatgtggtcgacgatGGCTGATTGTATAAGAAAGGCGatgagagaggtgttagggatatcttcgGGCCGTACTGGTGGCCACAAATGAGACTGGTAATGGAATCCAGTTGTCCAAGATAAAGTGGAAGTGAAGAAGGCGGCGTACCTGCAGTTCATAGGGAGCTCTGGAGAGGAGGAGAAGAGGGCGAACAGtgagagatataaggtagctaggaaggaggcgaagatggcagtaatggaggctaagacgacaacttttgctcgtctgtatgaggaactagggaacaaaagaggggagaagaagttattccgattCGCTAAGGTTAGAGAGGAcggctcgggatttggaccaagtgaggtgcataaaagatgatgacgacaaagttttgatggggggTGACCAGATTAtgaggagatggcagacctactttcataaaatt
Proteins encoded in this window:
- the LOC138876479 gene encoding uncharacterized protein; the encoded protein is MGTGSGCGTGGRGGRGDKGAYRLRIGSWNIGLDEEIKRRFWERLDDIVRSIPPSERLFIGGDFNSHIGSSAVSYTEVHGGFGVGERDGGGTSLLDFAKAFDLVIANSSFPKRDEHRVTYKSSVAKTQIDYLLLRRCDRRLCEDCKVIPGETLATQHRLLVMDIGIRIRRKKRSVRSHPRIRWGTLTKDKAQELEGRLSAMRAWRSSGNANTMWSTMADFVQDKVEVKKAAYLQFIGSSGEEEKRANSERYKVARKEAKMAVMEAKTTTFARLYEELGNKRGEKKLFRFAKIMRRWQTYFHKIINEEGDQDIVLGELRNANNPHELSYCRDIEVDEVMEAMHKMRRGRATGPEEIPVELWRCVGRAGLE